The Fervidobacterium pennivorans DNA segment TGGACCATTTACAGCGAACTTCGAATATATCGAAGGAGAATATGAAAGGGCATTTAGTAACATCTCTTTCGGATTGGCTGTACGTTACAAGTTCTAGCTTCTTACTTATTGGTCGGACAATGGTCAAGGGTGAGTGTAAATGCGCTTGCTTACATTGGAGTTTAAAAGAGTTATCTCACGTCCTATTACATACATAGTTCTATTAGGCTTACCGATAATTTTTATCTTACTCGGTACTGCATTTTTTAATTCATTTGGTACAGATAGTTTGAAAATAGGGGTTTATAGCGAAGACAAGTCACCACTTTCTAAATTCACCGTGGGAGTTGTTATGTCTTTGTTCCATGGAGGGACAATTCAATACGTCGGTCCAGATTATATTGAAAAACTTAAGAACGGGGAACTTAATGCAGTCGTTATAATCCCTAGTGATTTCACTACATCCTTGTTTTCGGCAAGGCAGACGGAAATTAGGTATGTCCCAAGTCCTGTTGATACGCAACTTTCAGCAGCAGCTTATCTTGTTTTTAAAAAGCTTTTTGAAGATTTAAGTGGCGGACCATTTTTCAATCCCAAAGTGCTCCAACAGATGTACACTTCATCGAGTGTGCCTGCTCCAAAACTTGTCACGGACAAAGAAGTGAGTTTTAGTCAAGTATTCGCACCAAGTTTGATTCTTTTGATAACCATGTTTGCTGGAATGTTGATAGGTGCAGCAAGTGTGGCTAGTGACAAAGAACGTGGTCTATTTTTGTATTATTCTATTGGAAAAATAAAGCCTTACCATTATTACCTTGCTAAGTTCACGACTACTTTTCTTATATCTTTCGTTGCGGGTTTGGTTTCCTACTTTGTCTTTCTGATAAATGGTTTTTCCATAAGCGTTATAGTTATCTTAACTGTCATTTTATCAAATGCCCTGTTTCATACTGCTTTAGGAATAACGATATCGTCATTTTCTCAAAACACTATGTCATCAAATCTTATTGCCGCAATTTTGGGAGTTTTGTTGCTTTTCTCGAGCGGTTCGTTAATGCCTGTATCATCTTTACCAGAGTTAGGAAAGAAGATTTTGAATTTTGTCCCAATATATAAATCAGTCTACTTACTTCGCATGGCACAGCTTTTTTCAATAAAGGACGATTTCAAAGTTTTGATTACTAAAAATCTTTTTCTTTCGATCATAGGCGCCTCTATTTTTGGCGCATTATCAATTGTGTGCATTAAAAAAGAGTTTTCACCAAAAAAGAGTTAACAATTTGAGAAAAGATAAAAATACTAAGCATAAAAGAATGAAAAGACGGAGGGATAACCTTGGGAGAGATGGTAAAACTGATTTTTGTGCTATTGTTGGTAGTTTTAGTTGTTATCATTTCAGTAAATTCTAAGAGGCAAATTCCGTGGGATTGGCAGATTTCTCAGCACGTTAGTGAAAGTTCCGATACTTTAGCTCCAACCATTGCACAAAGCGTGCAATCCGAAAGTTCAGAAAAAGTTTCACAATCTCCAACAGCCTCAGAAACTTACACTCAATCCACAAGTTCTCAATTTAGCCTGCAAGACGCAGCTGGACAGACCGGATACACTGGCGACACAGAAAACTCAACGACCGCTGCCGAGACTTACGAGGTAAATAATACAACGGGCACACTGTTGATACCACTTGTGACTACCGCAACGGAAACTACCAACATGACGGCTTTGGACATATATAATGAATTGAAAGAAGTTGAACAGGCTGCTAGGAAATATATAAGTGGAGGTTTTAAGATATCAACTCTCAATTCGCAGTCGATTTATTCCAAGGGTTACATGAGTGATTATTTGGCAAATAGATACGAAGTTGGTTACAAGCTTTACGGAGAGGGGTACACCATATTCATTAAAACAAAGTATGAAATTCCCGTTAATGTTTTGGAAGAACTTGCGGGGAAACCTAATATTCGGTTGGATGGGCAAAGTGTGGTGTATGAGTTTTGGATAAGGGCGTACAGATAATGATAGATGATAATTCATGGTAAAAGTGGGAGTCAGGACACATTCCTATGGGATAGTGTTAACTTGTAGTGATGAAAGAGTGTAAGTGTGAAAGAATGAGATTGATATTACCGTTGTGCGTTTTCCAAAGATTCTTCACTACACAAAAGCCTTAGATTTACCACAAGAAGTGCATTTGGGATAAGGGAAAGAGAAGTTTTTGTGTTTGTGAGAATGGGAAAGTTTGAAGGAATGATGGCAGAGTTTGCAAAGGAATTGTTGGTTACCGTATTTGTCATGACCGTTTTTGTATAAGCTGGTGGAACCGCATTTTGGACAAGAGAGCGTTGAGTTGTTCATATCGGGATACCTCCTTTGTCAAGAGATGGTTGGGGGGTGTCCCCTCTTTAAAGGATAATGCGGTTTTTGGAAAGTTTCAATACTTTTAGTTAACATTATCTCCTATGGAAAGGGGGAAGCAAAATGAAAAGCAAAGTAATTTTTGCAACTGTTTTAGTTGTATTGGTTGCGGCAATAGGTTATTCCCAGCTTATTATTTCCCATGAATCAGGATTTTACGAGAGCCCATTCCAAGTGGAAATCAAATCAACGGTCGGTGGGCGTATCTACTATACCATGGATGGTACAGACCCAGCCGTTGGTAATCAAGGGACTATTGAGTATGAAAGAGCGATACCTATAGTTGAACGATATGATAACACGCTCATTTATATTCCAACGTCTCCCTTATATTGGAAAACACCTGAAGGAGAATTCAAAAAAGCAACCGTTCTAAAGATTGTCGAGGTTGTGAATGGAAAAGTTACCGATAGTGCCGTCAGAACATACTTTGTAGGAATACACCACGACTTACCAGTTGTTTCTATAATCACAGACCCGTCAAACCTTTTTGATGAAGAAAAGGGTATTTACGTTCCTGGTAAACTCTTTGATCCCACGAACCCTGAGTGGAGCGGTAACTACCACCAAAGGGGAAGCGATTGGGAAAGAAAGGCTATTATGGAATATTTTGAAAATGGAAAACTTGTTTACCGAACAGAGGTAGGCTTAAGGATCCATGGCGAATACACTCGGAATTTCCCGATAAAATCTCTCAGACTATATGCGAGAAACAAAGAAGGAGAGTTCACCTATCCGTTCTTTGGAAGGAAAGGTTACAAAAAGCTTATTTTGAGAAACTCTGGCAACGATTGGGAAGCAACGTATATTCGAGATTCAGCAGTCCAAGAAATCTTCAAGGGATTAAATTTTGATACACAGGATAATTATCCAGTTGTTCATTACATCAATGGAGAATACTGGGGTATAAGCTATTTAATGGAGTATTATGATCAAAGATACCTGCAAGTAAAACACGGGGTCAATGAGAAAAACACGGTGATTATAAATGGTGATTTGAGTATACAAGATGGAAAAGAAGGTGACCAAGAAAGTTTTGTCAGACTCGCCAAGTTTGTTAGGGACAACGACTTATCAAAACTTGAAAATTATTCGTATGTTGCGAATATGATAGATATTGACAGCTATATAGACTACAAAATTGCTGAAATCATAGCGGCAAACATGGACTGGCCAGGTAATAACGAGCGGATGTGGCGAGTTTTGAAACCTGAAGACAAGCCGTTTGGGGATGGTAAATGGAGATGGATGATGTACGACATGGACCTTTCCTTCTGGGAGCCAACGCATAACACATTAAAAGTTGCAATGTATGGTGACCCAAATGTTTGGGATACTGTAACAATGGGCGAAACGTCTACACTTCTTTTCAGAAAGCTATTAGAAAATGAAGAGTTTAGGAAGAGATTTTTGGAAAGGTTCGAATATATACTCAACGTCGTATTTGATGAGAATAGGGTTGTAAAAATCATAGACGAACATGCAGATCGAATAAAGGCAGAGATAGCCTTGCATTCCAGACGTTGGGGAAAGCCGGAAATAGATAATTGGGAAAGTGAAATAGAGTGGATGAAAGAGTTTGCAAGAGAACGGAAGAACTATATAAGAGAATACTTAAACGAGATTTTTAGAATTGGAAAGTGATTTAATTAACAAACAAATACGCAATTACTCTGTTTTACCGTTTAGTTGCTTGTTTTACAGTGATTTTTCGTATAACATTACCCAGGAAAATTATAAAATGGTTATTGAAAAGTCGTTTGCAAGAACTAATACCACTATTCCTTGCACAAGATGGAAAATTGCAGCAAACAGATTCATTTCCCTCAACTTGGTAAGTTCACCATTTTTCATCTTAATACCCCTTTTCGTATGTTATATCTCCGGAGGAGTGACCTGCACAACCCAATCCCCCGGATATTTGGTTTTGATTTCACTAATTAAATTAACAACTTTAGATACATTTGTGGTTTTAACAAAGAACTGATAACGATATTTGTTCGCAACTTTAAATACGGGGTGCTCAGAAGGGCCAAGTATTTCTATATACAGCTCTTCTGCGTTGAGAATTTCGTTGTAAACGGCGTCGATGGTTTCTCTGGCTATTTCTTCTGATTGGTTTGAATACATAACATGCACAATATCTGCGAATGGAGGATAATTCAATTCTCTTCTTAACGACAATTCACGCTCGTAATAACCTATAACATCCTGTGCACTTGCGTAAACAATTACGGGATTGTTCGGGTCGTAGGTTTGTATGATAGCTTTGCCTTTTTCTTTTCTCCCAGCTCTACCAATGACTTGGACAAGGAGTTGAAAAGTTCTTAATGGAGCGTTTATATCAGGATAAGATATCAACGCATCGACGTCAACGATTCCAACGAGACCTATTCGATAGATATCCAGTCCTTTTGTTATCATCTTCGTCCCTGTAACGATTTCCAATTTTCCTTCTCTTAAAGCTTCGAGGACTTTTTTCAGTTTTTCAGGAGTGTCAATAATTTCTGCATCTATTCGTCCAATATTTTTACCAGGGAAGAGTTCCCTGAGTTCTCTTTCTATCTTTTCAGTCCCTGTGCCTTTGTCTGTGAATAGTTGAGAGCCACAAACTGGGCACATATTCGGAACACCTTTTTCCAAACCGCACAGATGACATTTCAGCTTTTCGGAATCGGAGTGGTAAGTCATGGAGACATCGCAGTTGTCACATTTCACGGTGTGACCACATACGGCACATTGGACCCTTGAAAATCCTTTTCGACGGGTGAATATCAAAGCTGACATGCCCTTGTTTAGAACGTTTGTAATTTCTTCGTGAAGTGTCTTAGATATCGAAGGAGTCACTTTCTTTTCTTTCCTCATGTCGATGATTTCAACTTCTGGTAATTCTACGTTGAATCTCTTTGTGAGAACGTGGAATTTGTAGAGCCCATCCTTTGCAAGTTTGTAGGTTTCAAGATGTGGAGTTGCAGAGCCAAATATAACGGTTACTGGAAAGTGATGTAGTATCTTTCTCACATCGTAATATGGCTCACTGTTGTTGTAGTATCCTTCGTCTTGTTCTTCATCAACAACGACAAGTTTTAAATTCTTCAAGGGAACGAAGAGGGCACTGCGCGGACCAACGAGGATGTTTATTTCCCCTTTTACTGCTTTTGACCATATTTCTACCCTTTTTGCGTCTGTCTGATAGCTGTGATACACCGCGATGGGGATATCTGGAAAGTGTTTTCGCAGTCTTGCAATGGTTTGTTCTGTTAATGATATCTCTGGCACAAGGTAAATCACATTACCAAAGTTCAGTGCGTGTTTAATAACATCTAAATAAACCTCTGTTTTTCCGCTTCCTGTAGGACCAAAAAGTAGGTGTTTTAAATGCGTTTTTCGGTCGTTTAATTCTTCTAAGATATTTTCTACGGCTTTGTGCTGTTCGTCCGTTAGCTTTCTTTTGCTGCTAAGTTGTTCAGTTGTTTCGTTTGGAATTGGTTGTTCTGTTATTTCAACAACACCTTTATTTTTTAGTTGCACTAAAACACTTTTATCTATACCTTCGCCTTCCAAGTCGCTCAGTATTTCATCGACGGTTGATACTCCTTTTAAAAGCAAATAGTTTACAACTACCGATTGTTTTGAAGTCAATCGTAACTTTGCCAATTCTTCTGGGGAAGCTAAAAGCTTTACAAATTCTTCTTTGCCCCTTGGTCTTGGCTTTTTAGTTTCGAAATCGCGGAAAATTCTAACCAGCCCATTTTCGATGTACTCTTTTGCCTTGCTCATTTTCCTAAATTCTTCGTATTTCATCTTTGGAAGGTTAAACAACGGGTTAGCACTTTCAACAAATAGCGTGAAGTATTTGTCAAAACTGGGAGGGAATGATAAGTCGAACAACCGACCTATTGGATAACCCAGAGAAAGTGCACAGTCGATAAATGCATTTAGTCGGACACTATCTATGAATGAAATATAGTCACAACGTTCAATGATTTTCGGTACCTTAGATGAATTCAATCCTATTTTCTCATAGTCAATAAGTTCTTTTATGTTACTCTCCCATATTTTTTCAATACTCTCAAACTTTTGAACCACATACGCCAAAGTCTTTTTATTTCTAAAAGATACCACAACCCTTTCTCCAAGGGTTATGTTTTCAGCGGAAGAGTATACGAACATCTTGTTCTCCGAGTAATTCGATATTGCTACAACGTAATACATCGTTACCTGCTCCTTTTGTTTGACTCTCTTGTTTTTTTAATACTGCGAAACTACTGCATCCGAAATTGTCTTTATCGTTTCCATTTTCTTTGTTGTGGAAGTGAGGTAAAAGCCATGGACATATGGTGCAAGCTTTTCAATTATGGAGATGCATTGATGAATTGAGTATTGTTCTAAATGTGCATCATTTTTTTGACGGAAGTATTCTTTTGGAACGAAGACGCCTGGGACTTTTGAGTAATGTTCAAGTTGTTGAAAGGATTCAAAAACCATGAGAGCGATGTAGATTTTAGTTCTTCTGAAAAGTTCTTCAGCTTCAGATTTTTCAAATAATTTTAAAATAGTCTCGGAATTGAAGATAGGTTGCGAGACGAAAAATTGGCATCCATTCTGCATTTTGAGTTCCATTCTTTCCAATGTCTGATTCAAATCTTTCTCAAATGGGCTGAAGACACCTCCCGCATTGAACGAGAAAGAACCAAAGATTTTCAAACCTGCGAGGTCTTCACCCTTTTCGTTCAGTAGTTTTGTTAGTTTGAACACATCGTATATACTAAAATCTTCAATACTCGATGAAAACGGATAGGTTCCAACCCTTGGGTCATCTCCGGAGAGAATCAAGAGATTCTTAATACCAAGCATGTGTGCAGCGATTAAATCACCTTCTATTCGAATTGCATTTCTCGTAGTTCGTGAAAAATGCATCAGCACCTCTAATCCCATTTCTACCAGCATATGAGCAGGTGCTATGGGAGATACCCTTGCACTTCCCATAGGTAAATCTGTGACCGCAATTATTTGAGCTCCTTGTTCTACAGCTTCTTTGCAGAAAGCTAAGTATTTGTCTGGGTTCGTTCCCCTTGGAGGAAGTGTCTCTAGAATAAACCGATAAGCAAAAAATTCGGTTTTATTTGTTTCATCCATATGGTAACACCTCGAGTACTAAGAGTGGGGAAAAATCTAATTAGTTTTCACAAATAAGCTTTCTGGTTGTTTCTGATAAGTATGCTTTTACAATATTGTATTCCCTCTTTCTGAGTTTTTCTAAAAGATACTTTTTCAGAAGTCTTGGCTCCTTTGTTACCTCATACCCTTTCAAGAAATAGTTTTCATCTTTTTCAAGATAGTACATAATTTCATAGTATTCTGGCAGGCGGTTGCTTACATTTTCCATTTTTGCGCGTAAAAGATTTTCAAGGTCTTGTCTTACAACACCTTTCGGAATACCTGTTCTCAAATAGTTGTAAATAGTCAAGCAGGATTCTATGTCGTTAATATTCCTGGACTTTGCAATCTGTTCTTCAAAATAATTTTCTATGTCTTCGAATGCTTGGCCGGCGTAAAGGGCAATATCCATGTGGGGGTCCTTTTGCAACATCCGGAGGTATTTCATATTCTCCTCGACATCAATACCGTGTGTTACGTATGTGACAAGTTTCTGAGTAACGGCCTTCTTTTCAGTTGTGTCTCCAATAATAATAATTGTTTTCACCGGGAGAACTGATTTTACAGTTTCGTCGATATTTAGCCGGATCTCCGGTGGTAGTGGTATGTTGAAGAAGTCTTCAATTTCTTCATTTTTCAAAGGGATAAAGAATAGCCAGGATAGTGGATAAGCTAACACGAAAAGAACAACTTCCGGTAAATTTTTTCGCTCGATGTAAAAAAGAACTGCAGAAATGAGTATGACGATAAGGTTCTCTAAGCGGAATCCATAAAAAAGTATGGAGAAAAGGTTAATGAAAACTATAATTAGGTTGGTACCCGAAATTATTTTAGAGCTTAATTGTTGGTGTTTGTTAATAGAATTCTTTCTGATATTTCTCATCTCTCCGGACCCTTTGAAATCTGCATTTTTAACATACCTCGATT contains these protein-coding regions:
- a CDS encoding CotH kinase family protein, which encodes MKSKVIFATVLVVLVAAIGYSQLIISHESGFYESPFQVEIKSTVGGRIYYTMDGTDPAVGNQGTIEYERAIPIVERYDNTLIYIPTSPLYWKTPEGEFKKATVLKIVEVVNGKVTDSAVRTYFVGIHHDLPVVSIITDPSNLFDEEKGIYVPGKLFDPTNPEWSGNYHQRGSDWERKAIMEYFENGKLVYRTEVGLRIHGEYTRNFPIKSLRLYARNKEGEFTYPFFGRKGYKKLILRNSGNDWEATYIRDSAVQEIFKGLNFDTQDNYPVVHYINGEYWGISYLMEYYDQRYLQVKHGVNEKNTVIINGDLSIQDGKEGDQESFVRLAKFVRDNDLSKLENYSYVANMIDIDSYIDYKIAEIIAANMDWPGNNERMWRVLKPEDKPFGDGKWRWMMYDMDLSFWEPTHNTLKVAMYGDPNVWDTVTMGETSTLLFRKLLENEEFRKRFLERFEYILNVVFDENRVVKIIDEHADRIKAEIALHSRRWGKPEIDNWESEIEWMKEFARERKNYIREYLNEIFRIGK
- a CDS encoding ABC transporter permease, producing MRLLTLEFKRVISRPITYIVLLGLPIIFILLGTAFFNSFGTDSLKIGVYSEDKSPLSKFTVGVVMSLFHGGTIQYVGPDYIEKLKNGELNAVVIIPSDFTTSLFSARQTEIRYVPSPVDTQLSAAAYLVFKKLFEDLSGGPFFNPKVLQQMYTSSSVPAPKLVTDKEVSFSQVFAPSLILLITMFAGMLIGAASVASDKERGLFLYYSIGKIKPYHYYLAKFTTTFLISFVAGLVSYFVFLINGFSISVIVILTVILSNALFHTALGITISSFSQNTMSSNLIAAILGVLLLFSSGSLMPVSSLPELGKKILNFVPIYKSVYLLRMAQLFSIKDDFKVLITKNLFLSIIGASIFGALSIVCIKKEFSPKKS
- a CDS encoding IS1/IS1595 family N-terminal zinc-binding domain-containing protein, which codes for MNNSTLSCPKCGSTSLYKNGHDKYGNQQFLCKLCHHSFKLSHSHKHKNFSFPYPKCTSCGKSKAFV
- the priA gene encoding replication restart helicase PriA; this translates as MYYVVAISNYSENKMFVYSSAENITLGERVVVSFRNKKTLAYVVQKFESIEKIWESNIKELIDYEKIGLNSSKVPKIIERCDYISFIDSVRLNAFIDCALSLGYPIGRLFDLSFPPSFDKYFTLFVESANPLFNLPKMKYEEFRKMSKAKEYIENGLVRIFRDFETKKPRPRGKEEFVKLLASPEELAKLRLTSKQSVVVNYLLLKGVSTVDEILSDLEGEGIDKSVLVQLKNKGVVEITEQPIPNETTEQLSSKRKLTDEQHKAVENILEELNDRKTHLKHLLFGPTGSGKTEVYLDVIKHALNFGNVIYLVPEISLTEQTIARLRKHFPDIPIAVYHSYQTDAKRVEIWSKAVKGEINILVGPRSALFVPLKNLKLVVVDEEQDEGYYNNSEPYYDVRKILHHFPVTVIFGSATPHLETYKLAKDGLYKFHVLTKRFNVELPEVEIIDMRKEKKVTPSISKTLHEEITNVLNKGMSALIFTRRKGFSRVQCAVCGHTVKCDNCDVSMTYHSDSEKLKCHLCGLEKGVPNMCPVCGSQLFTDKGTGTEKIERELRELFPGKNIGRIDAEIIDTPEKLKKVLEALREGKLEIVTGTKMITKGLDIYRIGLVGIVDVDALISYPDINAPLRTFQLLVQVIGRAGRKEKGKAIIQTYDPNNPVIVYASAQDVIGYYERELSLRRELNYPPFADIVHVMYSNQSEEIARETIDAVYNEILNAEELYIEILGPSEHPVFKVANKYRYQFFVKTTNVSKVVNLISEIKTKYPGDWVVQVTPPEI
- a CDS encoding methylenetetrahydrofolate reductase encodes the protein MDETNKTEFFAYRFILETLPPRGTNPDKYLAFCKEAVEQGAQIIAVTDLPMGSARVSPIAPAHMLVEMGLEVLMHFSRTTRNAIRIEGDLIAAHMLGIKNLLILSGDDPRVGTYPFSSSIEDFSIYDVFKLTKLLNEKGEDLAGLKIFGSFSFNAGGVFSPFEKDLNQTLERMELKMQNGCQFFVSQPIFNSETILKLFEKSEAEELFRRTKIYIALMVFESFQQLEHYSKVPGVFVPKEYFRQKNDAHLEQYSIHQCISIIEKLAPYVHGFYLTSTTKKMETIKTISDAVVSQY